From the Tissierellales bacterium genome, one window contains:
- a CDS encoding AraC family transcriptional regulator, giving the protein MFTIYENLFFEKHRLPFILYHFQSIHGNEELIECVNYTSNIKRKRFVPPCGHEFLHWHNNIEVLMITGDRTEFSINGEIIKPSIGDIILVDAFDIHSIGVENAHYAMLIDVSQLESIGGNLHIFPFETSNKWIKFEGGHELVRSHIEEHILNIRDYLNDEDTINRLAIYGQIYLLLDSIYKYTSSLEENNYSSLNNKNILKKVFKFIEQNFTESILLSDIAQVAGFNESYFCRFFKSKTGRTFTDYLNEYRSQVAKRRIENTDDSITKIALESGFSSTSYFSRIFKKYFEMSSRAYRKILDENR; this is encoded by the coding sequence ATGTTTACAATATATGAAAATTTATTTTTTGAAAAGCATAGATTGCCATTCATTTTGTATCATTTTCAATCGATTCATGGAAACGAGGAACTAATAGAATGTGTGAATTATACTAGTAATATTAAACGAAAAAGATTTGTTCCACCATGTGGACATGAATTTTTGCACTGGCATAATAATATTGAGGTTTTAATGATTACAGGGGATAGAACGGAGTTTTCGATAAATGGAGAAATTATAAAACCATCAATTGGAGATATTATTTTGGTTGATGCTTTTGATATACATAGTATTGGGGTTGAAAATGCTCATTATGCAATGCTGATAGACGTCTCACAATTAGAATCTATAGGAGGAAATCTTCATATATTTCCTTTTGAAACGAGTAATAAATGGATTAAGTTTGAGGGTGGACATGAGTTAGTTAGAAGTCATATTGAGGAACATATTTTGAATATAAGAGATTACCTTAATGATGAAGATACAATAAATAGACTTGCGATATACGGTCAGATATATTTGCTGCTAGATTCTATTTACAAATATACTAGTTCACTTGAAGAAAATAATTATTCTAGCTTGAATAATAAAAACATATTGAAAAAAGTATTTAAATTCATAGAACAAAATTTTACTGAGAGCATTTTATTATCTGATATAGCTCAAGTAGCAGGATTCAATGAAAGTTATTTTTGTAGGTTTTTTAAGTCAAAGACTGGGAGAACATTTACAGATTATTTAAACGAGTATAGGTCTCAGGTAGCAAAACGAAGAATTGAAAATACGGACGATTCTATAACTAAAATAGCTTTAGAGTCAGGATTTTCTAGTACAAGTTACTTTAGTAGAATTTTTAAAAAATATTTTGAAATGAGTTCAAGAGCTTATAGGAAAATATTGGATGAAAATAGATGA
- a CDS encoding MATE family efflux transporter, whose amino-acid sequence MEKNLMKNFFKYVSLNIAGMIGLSCYIVADTFFISKDMGAIGIASLNFSISIYSIIYATGLMIGIGGASRYGILKSKEHSDRANIVFNHSVKSGVGIGMVFALIGALGSKYLASLLGARGEVLLLVDIYLKVILVFSPFFILNNVILAFVRNDNNPRLSMLAMLIGSFSNILLDYIFIFMLNLGMFGAALATSIAPIISLICLSVHFLKHKNGFAFSKVDFDIRVLIDLIGLGLSAFVAEISSGIVLISFNLVILKLAGNIGVAAYGIIANIALVGVSVFTGLAQGIQPILSRAYGRQDKCEVDRILRYGIFSAVSIAIVIYICMLIFSNEVIGAFNSEGNRLVFEMANRGVVIYFAGFLFAGINIVLMMYLSVIERVKEAFKISVLRGGLLIIPLVILLSAIWEMDGVWLSFIVNEFLVCVLAIYSVKDKSRSLIFNSFL is encoded by the coding sequence TTGGAAAAGAATCTTATGAAAAATTTTTTTAAGTATGTGAGTCTAAATATAGCGGGCATGATAGGTCTTTCATGCTATATAGTAGCGGATACTTTTTTCATATCGAAGGATATGGGAGCAATTGGAATAGCATCACTAAATTTTTCTATATCAATATATAGCATAATATATGCAACGGGATTGATGATAGGAATCGGTGGAGCTAGCAGATATGGAATTTTGAAATCTAAGGAGCATAGTGACAGAGCAAACATAGTTTTCAATCACAGTGTCAAAAGCGGAGTTGGAATAGGGATGGTGTTTGCATTGATTGGAGCATTGGGATCAAAATATCTAGCATCACTGCTAGGAGCTAGAGGAGAAGTACTTTTACTAGTTGATATATACCTAAAGGTTATACTAGTTTTTTCGCCTTTCTTTATACTAAATAATGTAATTCTTGCATTTGTAAGGAATGACAACAATCCTAGACTTTCGATGTTGGCAATGCTGATAGGTAGTTTCAGTAATATTTTGTTAGATTATATTTTTATATTTATGCTTAATCTAGGGATGTTTGGTGCAGCGCTTGCAACTAGCATAGCTCCTATTATTAGTTTGATATGCTTATCAGTACATTTTTTAAAACACAAAAATGGATTTGCATTTAGCAAAGTTGATTTTGATATTAGAGTGTTAATTGATTTGATTGGATTAGGTCTTTCGGCTTTTGTTGCAGAAATTTCTTCAGGGATAGTATTGATAAGTTTCAATTTGGTTATATTGAAACTAGCAGGGAATATAGGCGTAGCAGCTTACGGTATTATTGCAAATATAGCATTAGTAGGTGTTTCGGTGTTTACAGGATTAGCACAAGGTATACAGCCAATATTGAGTAGAGCATATGGTAGGCAAGATAAATGTGAAGTTGATAGAATTCTTAGATATGGAATTTTTTCAGCGGTGTCTATAGCTATAGTAATTTATATTTGTATGCTGATTTTTTCGAATGAAGTAATAGGTGCATTTAACTCAGAGGGAAATAGATTAGTATTTGAAATGGCAAATAGGGGAGTGGTCATATATTTTGCAGGTTTTTTATTTGCAGGAATAAATATAGTTTTGATGATGTATCTAAGCGTTATAGAACGAGTGAAAGAAGCTTTTAAAATTTCAGTACTCAGAGGGGGACTACTTATAATACCACTTGTTATTTTACTCAGTGCTATTTGGGAAATGGACGGTGTCTGGCTTTCTTTTATTGTAAATGAATTCTTAGTATGTGTGCTAGCAATATACTCTGTAAAAGATAAGAGTAGGAGTTTGATTTTTAATTCATTTTTGTAA
- a CDS encoding MATE family efflux transporter yields the protein MKINNNIKHIFPIAFPIAIQGLIQTSIGIIDQMMVSRLGNSAIAAAGLANHPMTVLFFLSLGIAGGTGIFAAQYYGDKQYKNISKVVQISHIYSLLITIPLMILTGLTPKLVLQLFTTDQEVILLGSNYLRIISISCIPFMITLINSSALKACGNVKLPFIAGVVSVIVNTSLNYIFIYSLGFGLKGAAIATLIARIIESFMLIYGYNMLNKKLKNKQKNSLNPSTTSRKFENKYVKNNYLKVTLPLVLGEFVFITSITFYTTLYARMGTIEMAAVTVLVPMQNITFGLFSGVSTAAAVLIGQALGNKNLEQAQTLAINILKTTFILAIMLCSFFIVTMPFYINLFSLSSEVKSMTFALSWAIILFLPARIMNMILGDGILKSGGETKFMLKMSLFTLFGIGVPMGILTGFLFKLPLVYVYCAVSVEEIARCLIGLWKTKTGTWKVNLTQNKAAA from the coding sequence ATGAAAATTAACAACAATATAAAACACATATTTCCAATCGCATTTCCAATTGCAATCCAAGGTTTAATTCAGACTTCTATCGGTATTATTGACCAAATGATGGTTTCGAGATTAGGCAACTCTGCAATAGCTGCTGCTGGTCTTGCAAATCACCCGATGACAGTCTTGTTCTTCTTATCGCTTGGAATTGCTGGCGGCACTGGAATTTTTGCTGCCCAATACTATGGTGACAAACAATATAAAAATATCAGCAAAGTAGTTCAGATTTCGCATATATACAGTTTACTGATAACAATTCCTCTAATGATTTTAACTGGATTAACTCCAAAGCTTGTTTTACAACTATTTACAACTGATCAAGAAGTTATTTTGCTTGGTTCTAATTACCTTCGTATTATTTCAATAAGCTGTATTCCCTTTATGATTACTCTAATAAATAGTTCTGCACTAAAGGCGTGCGGAAATGTAAAACTTCCATTTATCGCTGGAGTAGTTTCTGTAATTGTAAATACATCTTTAAATTATATATTTATTTATAGTCTTGGTTTTGGACTTAAAGGTGCCGCTATAGCTACATTAATTGCTAGAATTATAGAATCCTTTATGTTAATTTACGGATATAATATGCTAAATAAAAAACTAAAGAACAAACAAAAAAATAGTCTAAATCCTTCCACTACATCCCGTAAATTTGAAAACAAATATGTAAAAAATAACTATTTGAAAGTAACTTTGCCATTAGTTCTAGGTGAATTTGTATTTATTACAAGCATAACATTTTACACTACTCTCTATGCCAGAATGGGAACAATAGAAATGGCTGCAGTTACAGTTCTTGTTCCAATGCAAAATATTACATTCGGATTATTTTCTGGAGTTAGCACCGCTGCTGCTGTCTTAATTGGTCAAGCTCTTGGAAATAAAAATCTCGAACAAGCTCAGACTCTTGCCATTAATATTCTAAAAACAACTTTCATTTTAGCCATTATGTTGTGTTCGTTCTTCATAGTAACGATGCCCTTTTATATAAATTTATTTTCATTAAGTAGCGAAGTAAAATCAATGACATTTGCACTATCTTGGGCTATCATCTTATTTCTACCTGCTCGCATAATGAATATGATACTAGGAGATGGCATTCTTAAAAGTGGTGGTGAAACAAAATTCATGCTAAAAATGTCTTTATTTACACTATTCGGAATTGGAGTTCCAATGGGTATTCTAACTGGTTTTCTCTTCAAATTACCACTAGTCTATGTTTATTGTGCTGTTTCTGTAGAAGAAATCGCTAGATGTCTTATTGGTTTATGGAAAACTAAAACTGGCACATGGAAAGTTAATTTAACTCAAAACAAGGCAGCTGCATGA
- a CDS encoding pirin family protein gives MERKIKTMTSGFRTKDGAGVSLVRVLGNQTVEEYDPILLLDSFDSTNPEDYIAGFPMHPHRGIETISYVYRGNMIHRDSIGNEDSIHDGEVQWMTAGSGIMHEEKLPASNRMLGVQLWLNLPAKYKMVSPEYHSIRASEIEEIPIKNGKIRLLAGKYREFTGYMSKYLPLDYYDIHLEPNSDVEIETENDKAVILFTLLGEIYIGNQLIKEKTAVRLTSGDSILIKSVNEYTQVLFVSSDMIEEPISWGGPIVMNTRDELKRAFEDLDNGTFLREKIDY, from the coding sequence ATGGAGCGAAAAATTAAAACGATGACAAGTGGTTTTAGAACGAAAGATGGTGCTGGCGTAAGTTTGGTGAGAGTACTAGGAAATCAAACTGTAGAAGAATATGATCCGATATTGCTTTTAGATTCGTTTGATAGCACTAATCCAGAAGATTATATAGCTGGTTTTCCGATGCATCCACACAGAGGTATTGAAACTATAAGTTATGTTTATAGAGGAAATATGATTCATAGAGATAGTATTGGAAATGAAGATTCTATCCATGATGGAGAAGTTCAATGGATGACGGCTGGCTCTGGAATTATGCATGAAGAAAAATTACCAGCATCAAATCGTATGCTAGGAGTTCAATTGTGGCTAAATTTGCCAGCTAAATACAAAATGGTTTCGCCAGAGTATCATAGTATAAGAGCATCTGAAATAGAAGAAATACCTATAAAAAATGGTAAAATAAGATTGCTAGCAGGTAAGTATAGAGAATTTACGGGATACATGAGCAAATATTTGCCATTGGATTATTATGATATACATTTAGAGCCGAATTCAGATGTGGAAATAGAAACTGAAAATGATAAGGCGGTTATATTATTTACTCTTTTAGGTGAAATTTATATTGGAAATCAGCTAATAAAAGAGAAAACGGCGGTTAGGTTGACTAGTGGTGACAGTATATTAATAAAAAGTGTAAATGAATATACTCAGGTATTGTTTGTTAGTTCGGATATGATTGAAGAGCCTATATCATGGGGCGGACCAATAGTTATGAATACTAGAGACGAGCTAAAAAGAGCTTTTGAAGATTTAGATAATGGAACTTTTTTGAGAGAAAAAATTGACTATTAG
- a CDS encoding STM4014 family protein has protein sequence MNINFLLIGDLTGRRMQIFSKCLNHLNLNNITIITWTEILKDISVLESNMKKNTIVKIEPPEKDMEIYRSLLIRGAIKGDLKEDFIRGIDFSDFKIISPRQWYYGFESIVREIKNVCDRYQNQNVYMLNDIDDMLAMMDKEQTYDILKLNSEGKGFYLPKSFKSVCSYEEFSDMYGDKPMKAFIKLRYGSGSTGVLGYANNPRRGQEIIYTSLNSESENFYSNYRVNRFTEKNKVRHLIDWVLKNGAHIESWIPKDKYQGKAFDTRSFVLGGKAEYLLTRMSKTPITNLHLKNERAESCDIMDDDLLEIIKKASESAMEVFSNSLFAGLDVITTNSGRPYIIDVNPFGDLFHNLIGSDLNVHYLEIKKAIEIIRGEKHGS, from the coding sequence ATGAATATAAATTTTTTATTAATAGGTGATTTGACAGGAAGAAGAATGCAGATATTTTCAAAATGTTTGAATCATTTAAACTTAAATAATATAACTATAATTACATGGACTGAGATATTGAAAGATATCTCAGTTTTAGAGAGTAACATGAAGAAAAATACGATAGTAAAGATTGAACCGCCAGAGAAAGATATGGAGATATACAGATCTCTATTGATTAGAGGCGCAATAAAAGGAGATTTGAAAGAAGATTTTATTAGAGGTATAGATTTTTCTGATTTTAAAATCATTTCTCCAAGACAATGGTATTATGGTTTTGAATCTATAGTTAGAGAGATAAAGAATGTTTGTGATAGGTATCAAAATCAAAATGTATATATGCTAAATGATATAGATGATATGTTAGCTATGATGGACAAGGAGCAAACATACGATATTTTGAAATTAAATAGTGAAGGTAAGGGGTTTTATTTGCCAAAATCTTTTAAATCTGTTTGTAGCTATGAAGAGTTTAGTGATATGTATGGAGATAAGCCAATGAAAGCATTTATAAAACTCAGATATGGTTCAGGCAGCACAGGAGTTTTAGGTTATGCAAATAATCCTAGAAGAGGGCAAGAAATTATTTATACATCTTTAAACAGTGAGTCTGAGAATTTTTATAGCAATTATAGAGTAAATAGATTTACAGAAAAGAATAAAGTCAGACATTTGATTGATTGGGTATTGAAAAATGGAGCGCATATAGAAAGTTGGATTCCAAAAGATAAATACCAAGGTAAAGCTTTCGATACTCGAAGTTTCGTTTTAGGTGGAAAAGCTGAATATCTTTTGACTAGAATGAGTAAAACGCCAATAACGAATCTTCATCTGAAAAATGAAAGAGCCGAAAGCTGTGATATAATGGATGACGATTTACTTGAAATTATAAAGAAAGCCTCAGAAAGTGCGATGGAAGTGTTTTCAAATTCGCTATTTGCAGGGCTCGATGTAATTACAACTAATAGCGGAAGACCGTATATAATAGATGTAAATCCATTTGGAGATTTGTTTCACAACCTAATAGGGTCAGATTTGAATGTGCACTATTTAGAGATAAAAAAAGCAATAGAAATTATTAGAGGTGAAAAACATGGAAGTTAA
- a CDS encoding NUDIX domain-containing protein, protein MEIWDGYNADGSLAGIDLIRGEVVPKGIYHIVAEILVVHEDGSILVMQRDLRKPNYPGLYEASAGGSILKGETSKNGAFRELQEETGIIAGELEFLSRFVKVNGKSIYDQYICVTDCDKASVTLQDGETIDYKWLKQEEFFEFINSSEYVSAHRDRLMRDIDRIKEVIESK, encoded by the coding sequence ATGGAAATATGGGATGGATACAATGCAGATGGTTCACTAGCTGGAATAGATTTAATTCGAGGAGAAGTTGTTCCGAAGGGGATATATCATATAGTTGCAGAGATATTGGTTGTGCATGAGGATGGGAGTATTCTAGTCATGCAGAGAGACTTGAGAAAACCGAATTATCCAGGGCTTTATGAAGCTTCGGCTGGTGGAAGTATTTTGAAAGGTGAAACGTCTAAAAATGGCGCTTTTAGAGAATTACAAGAAGAGACAGGAATAATTGCTGGTGAGCTAGAGTTTTTGTCTAGATTTGTGAAAGTAAATGGAAAATCAATTTACGATCAATATATATGCGTAACTGATTGTGATAAAGCTTCAGTTACTCTTCAAGATGGAGAAACGATAGATTATAAGTGGCTTAAACAAGAAGAGTTTTTTGAGTTTATAAATTCTAGCGAGTATGTTAGCGCACATAGAGATAGATTGATGAGGGATATAGATAGAATAAAAGAAGTTATTGAGAGTAAATAA
- a CDS encoding STM4015 family protein, whose amino-acid sequence MSEIKFFLTYDESEDDITLKGKIEKYIEENGVCEAKKVIIGAWQEPFDCDPEDVVQYLYENKEKFPNVEEIYVGDMDSEECEVSWIIQTDLTRLLTAFPLKTLTIKGSQSLRLENAASDTLEKLVIISGGLETATLEDISSATFPNLSHLELYLGVSDYGFDGDIEVVKPFMSREKFPKLKFLGLKNSEIQDEICEEILKSGMIDGLDVLDMSLGTFSDKGAEQVLKNIEKLSKLQKLDLTFNYASDEMLQKLEDAFKETNVEVLVDRDDADYYEDEDWRYPYITE is encoded by the coding sequence ATGAGCGAGATAAAATTCTTTTTGACTTATGATGAAAGTGAAGATGATATTACACTAAAGGGGAAAATAGAAAAATATATAGAGGAAAATGGGGTTTGTGAAGCAAAGAAAGTAATAATAGGAGCATGGCAAGAGCCTTTTGATTGCGACCCAGAAGATGTGGTTCAGTATTTATACGAGAACAAGGAAAAATTTCCAAATGTAGAAGAGATATATGTTGGAGATATGGATTCAGAAGAGTGCGAGGTATCTTGGATTATACAAACTGATTTGACTAGATTACTTACAGCATTTCCTCTAAAGACTTTAACTATAAAAGGATCACAAAGTTTGAGATTAGAAAATGCAGCTAGTGATACATTAGAGAAGTTAGTTATTATAAGTGGAGGATTAGAAACTGCTACATTAGAAGATATTTCTAGTGCTACGTTCCCTAATTTAAGTCATTTAGAACTTTATTTAGGTGTTAGTGATTATGGATTTGATGGAGATATTGAAGTTGTAAAGCCATTTATGAGCAGAGAAAAGTTTCCTAAGTTAAAATTCCTTGGACTTAAAAATAGTGAAATTCAAGATGAGATATGTGAAGAAATTCTAAAGTCTGGTATGATTGATGGTTTGGATGTCTTAGATATGTCGCTTGGAACATTTTCTGATAAAGGTGCAGAACAAGTCCTTAAAAATATAGAAAAATTGTCTAAACTTCAAAAACTAGATTTGACATTTAACTACGCATCTGATGAAATGCTTCAAAAATTAGAAGATGCATTTAAAGAGACTAATGTAGAGGTATTAGTTGATAGAGATGATGCTGACTACTACGAAGATGAAGATTGGAGATACCCTTATATTACGGAGTAA
- a CDS encoding flavodoxin family protein, with product MKIVTINGSPRKNGCSEKLIGKIVEGVKEVGGEITSFMPNKMKIKGCQSCMACRKDNICVIKDDMVDIYEAIEDADVVVVGVPIYFHEMSAQLKMVFDRFYSYTRMDSNFKFSSTMKKGKKCVLVVSHGNHDENVYKEYAKSLEGKFKHVGFEEVEIFIANDSMSEHPEYLEACYEIGKNLKA from the coding sequence ATGAAAATTGTAACGATTAATGGAAGCCCAAGAAAAAATGGATGTTCTGAGAAATTGATTGGTAAAATAGTAGAAGGAGTTAAAGAAGTAGGTGGAGAAATAACAAGTTTTATGCCGAATAAAATGAAAATCAAAGGTTGTCAATCTTGTATGGCTTGTAGAAAAGATAATATATGTGTCATTAAAGATGATATGGTAGATATTTATGAAGCTATTGAAGACGCTGATGTGGTAGTTGTTGGGGTGCCTATCTATTTCCATGAAATGAGTGCACAGCTAAAAATGGTATTTGATAGATTCTATTCATATACACGCATGGATAGCAATTTTAAATTCTCTAGTACTATGAAAAAAGGTAAAAAATGCGTATTGGTTGTTTCACATGGAAATCATGATGAAAATGTTTATAAAGAATATGCAAAATCATTAGAAGGTAAATTCAAGCATGTCGGTTTCGAAGAAGTAGAAATCTTTATTGCAAATGATTCGATGAGTGAGCATCCAGAGTATCTAGAAGCATGTTATGAAATTGGTAAAAATTTAAAAGCTTAG
- a CDS encoding AraC family transcriptional regulator, producing the protein MYKKIIIDAIDYIKENIEENLTVEEVANHCHYSKYYFNRLFRAEVGESVYSFIKRMKIENSALNMIVDSDKSITEISANYGYSSSNYSVAFGEHYDKSPSKYKKYFTESKIKERKGMFADLSKIDFDFFNDRMEPRLLNDIEVIYERFIGDYRKLQDRWKLFFEENGLYYDENSLRIEISYNDPFITDPDKCITDLCITTSQLPTSDHNKMIIKGGSYMIYHFEGSYDDIFGMFQGIMGIWIPQSSLNFDLKNRRIFNMFEFVDVENDFYIFNVHIPYC; encoded by the coding sequence TTGTATAAGAAAATAATTATAGATGCTATAGATTATATAAAAGAAAATATTGAAGAAAATTTGACGGTGGAAGAGGTTGCAAATCATTGTCATTATTCAAAATATTATTTTAATAGATTATTTAGAGCTGAAGTTGGGGAAAGTGTATATTCGTTTATAAAAAGGATGAAAATAGAGAATAGTGCTTTGAATATGATAGTAGATAGTGATAAATCCATAACAGAAATAAGTGCAAATTATGGATATAGTTCGTCTAATTATAGTGTTGCTTTTGGAGAACACTACGACAAATCTCCTTCAAAGTATAAAAAATATTTTACTGAAAGCAAGATAAAGGAGCGAAAAGGGATGTTTGCTGATTTATCTAAGATAGATTTCGATTTTTTCAATGATAGGATGGAGCCTAGATTGTTGAATGATATTGAAGTTATTTATGAACGGTTTATTGGAGATTATAGAAAACTACAGGATAGATGGAAATTATTTTTTGAAGAAAATGGACTTTACTATGATGAGAATAGTTTGAGAATTGAAATTTCTTACAATGATCCATTTATTACAGATCCAGATAAGTGTATAACAGATCTTTGTATTACTACATCTCAATTACCGACATCTGATCACAATAAAATGATAATAAAGGGTGGAAGCTATATGATATATCATTTTGAAGGCAGTTATGATGATATATTTGGAATGTTCCAAGGTATAATGGGCATATGGATTCCTCAGTCTAGCTTGAATTTTGATTTAAAGAACAGAAGGATATTCAATATGTTTGAATTTGTAGATGTTGAAAATGATTTTTATATATTCAATGTCCACATACCATATTGCTAA
- a CDS encoding GyrI-like domain-containing protein encodes MKYQIVEIEKMIVMGISTMTTNENCKSKEDIGLLWKKFIESGLAHRIENKKTGEAIGLYTDYESDATKPYRFMCCMEVTELLSNGLESQVIRAGKFAKFTVKGDVVNAVAEAWQNIWDMNLERTYISDFEVYHSEDMENQEIDIYIGIK; translated from the coding sequence ATGAAATATCAAATAGTAGAAATTGAAAAAATGATAGTTATGGGTATATCTACAATGACGACAAATGAAAATTGTAAATCAAAGGAAGACATAGGATTGCTGTGGAAAAAATTTATAGAGTCAGGTTTAGCTCATCGTATAGAGAATAAAAAAACGGGTGAGGCAATTGGCTTGTATACAGATTATGAAAGCGATGCTACTAAACCATATAGATTCATGTGCTGTATGGAAGTGACGGAGCTTTTGAGTAATGGACTAGAGAGCCAGGTTATAAGAGCTGGAAAATTTGCAAAATTTACGGTTAAAGGTGATGTAGTTAATGCAGTGGCTGAAGCATGGCAAAATATTTGGGATATGAATTTAGAAAGAACTTATATTTCTGATTTTGAAGTTTATCACAGTGAAGATATGGAAAATCAAGAGATAGATATATATATTGGAATTAAGTAA
- a CDS encoding N-acetyltransferase: protein MINIEICLENEKDFREVENLTREAFWNLYHPGCTEHFVIHKLRESSAFIKELDFVAYHDSLIVGNIMYSKAKVLNNDGYESEVLCMGPLSVLPSYQGKGIGSMLMKHTLRVAKDLGFNAVIIFGDPNYYNRFGFKNAEIYNIQTSMGENMEAFMALELYDGALDKVVGKFYEDEVFHVEEKDVDNFDKQFPYKEKLVTDTQLS, encoded by the coding sequence ATGATAAATATAGAGATTTGTTTAGAGAATGAAAAGGATTTTAGGGAAGTAGAAAATTTGACTAGGGAAGCATTTTGGAATTTGTACCATCCAGGTTGTACAGAACATTTTGTTATTCACAAGCTTAGAGAGAGTAGTGCGTTTATAAAGGAACTTGACTTTGTGGCATATCATGACAGTTTAATTGTTGGAAATATAATGTATTCAAAAGCAAAGGTTTTAAATAATGATGGATATGAATCAGAAGTATTGTGCATGGGACCACTTAGTGTTTTACCAAGTTATCAGGGAAAGGGCATTGGTTCAATGCTTATGAAACATACATTGAGAGTAGCTAAAGATTTGGGTTTTAATGCAGTTATCATTTTTGGAGATCCTAATTATTACAACAGGTTTGGATTCAAAAATGCGGAAATTTATAATATCCAGACTTCTATGGGTGAAAACATGGAGGCTTTTATGGCATTAGAATTATACGATGGAGCACTGGATAAAGTTGTTGGTAAATTTTATGAGGATGAAGTTTTTCATGTGGAGGAAAAGGATGTAGATAATTTTGATAAACAGTTTCCATATAAGGAGAAATTGGTTACAGATACTCAGCTTTCTTGA
- a CDS encoding AAA family ATPase, which yields MNLVIMFGAQAVGKMTVGEELANIADLKLFHNHMSIELGLKFAKYGTPLFNEINGGVRELVLKACANHGKGLIFTYVWALDQESDWEYIEYVKGLFEGYDVYFVELVSDVQERLKRNTTEKRLLEKPSKRDLEFSRNDLLSTMEKFRLISEDGEFDSENYMKIDNTNLSARETANMIKERFEL from the coding sequence ATGAATTTAGTAATTATGTTTGGCGCACAAGCAGTTGGAAAGATGACAGTAGGCGAGGAATTAGCAAATATAGCTGATTTGAAATTGTTTCACAATCATATGTCGATAGAATTGGGACTAAAATTTGCCAAATACGGAACTCCTCTTTTCAATGAAATAAATGGTGGGGTGCGTGAATTAGTATTAAAGGCATGTGCTAATCATGGAAAAGGACTAATATTCACATATGTGTGGGCATTAGATCAAGAGAGTGATTGGGAGTATATAGAGTATGTCAAAGGTCTATTCGAAGGTTATGATGTTTACTTTGTAGAGTTAGTTTCTGATGTACAAGAAAGACTTAAACGAAATACAACAGAGAAAAGGTTGTTAGAGAAACCTAGTAAGAGAGATCTAGAGTTTTCAAGAAATGATTTGTTATCAACTATGGAAAAGTTTAGGTTGATATCGGAGGATGGAGAATTTGATTCAGAGAATTATATGAAAATTGACAATACCAACCTAAGTGCTAGAGAAACTGCGAATATGATAAAGGAAAGATTTGAATTATAA